A DNA window from Carassius gibelio isolate Cgi1373 ecotype wild population from Czech Republic chromosome A8, carGib1.2-hapl.c, whole genome shotgun sequence contains the following coding sequences:
- the LOC128019105 gene encoding heparin cofactor 2 encodes MWFVPVIVVTSLLSNPALAGVKDLSSHFDGSEKEKLVDARGLPPKGEDTDIESIPLDFHRENTVTNDLPLEGLEDEDYIDFDKILAEGEDDYSEGDHIDEISTPAPDLDLFGEPSDPKIRRARLLRLFHGRTRLQRINVVNTRFGCRLYRKLRNRLNQTDNILLAPVGISIAMGMMALGAGPTTHEQLYQTLGFAEFVNASTHYDNSTVHKLFRKLTHRLFRRNFGYNLRSVNDLYVKRNIRIQEAFRSDAKTYYFAEPQSVDFADPAFLVKANQRIQKITKGLIKEPLKSVDPNMAVMLLNYLYFKGAWEQKFPKELTHFRQFRVNEKKQVRVPMMQNKGSYLAAADHELNCDILQLPYTGNISMIIAVPQKLSGMRSLEQEISPTLINKWLNNMTNRTREVVFPRFKLEQNYDLIEHLKEMGLTNPFTEKGDFSPMTSEKIIINWFKHQGTITVNEEGTEAAAMTHIGFMPLSTQTRFIVDRPFLFLIYEHRTGCIVFMGRVVDPSQS; translated from the exons ATGTGGTTTGTTCCAGTTATAGTTGTAACCTCTCTTCTGAGCAACCCCGCTCTAGCTGGGGTCAAAGACCTCAGCTCACACTTTGATGGAAGTGAGAAGGAAAAGTTGGTGGACGCCCGTGGACTTCCTCCAAAGGGAGAGGACACAGACATTGAGTCCATTCCTCTGGATTTCCATCGGGAGAATACAGTCACAAATGACCTCCCTCTGGAGGGGTTGGAAGATGAAGACTACATTGACTTTGATAAGATCTTAGCAGAGGGTGAGGATGACTATAGTGAAGGTGATCATATAGATGAGATTTCCACTCCTGCTCCTGACCTGGACCTCTTTGGGGAGCCCAGTGACCCCAAAATCCGCCGAGCACGTCTGCTGCGGCTCTTTCATGGGCGAACTCGTCTCCAGCGCATCAATGTTGTCAACACCCGCTTCGGGTGCCGGCTTTATCGGAAACTGCGCAATCGACTTAACCAAACGGACAACATTCTGCTAGCTCCTGTCGGGATCTCCATTGCGATGGGAATGATGGCTCTGGGAGCCGGCCCAACCACTCACGAACAACTCTACCAAACTCTTGGATTTGCTGAATTCGTCAACGCCAGCACTCATTACGATAACTCAACTGTGCACAAGCTGTTCCGGAAACTCACGCACAGGCTTTTCCGACGAAACTTCGGCTACAACTTACGCTCCGTTAATGACCTGTACGTGAAAAGAAACATCCGCATACAGGAGGCTTTCCGTAGCGATGCAAAGACGTACTACTTTGCCGAGCCGCAGTCTGTGGACTTTGCTGACCCGGCCTTCCTGGTGAAGGCCAACCAGCGCATTCAGAAGATCACCAAAGGTCTGATAAAGGAACCGCTAAAGAGCGTAGACCCCAATATGGCAGTGATGCTCCTGAACTACCTGTACTTCAAAG GTGCATGGGAGCAGAAGTTCCCAAAGGAACTGACACACTTCCGGCAATTCCGTGTCAATGAGAAAAAGCAGGTGCGCGTTCCCATGATGCAGAACAAAGGAAGCTACCTGGCAGCGGCTGATCACGAGCTCAACTGCGACATACTGCAGCTGCCCTACACCGGAAACATCAGCATGATCATCGCCGTTCCTCAGAAACTCTCTGGAATGAGATCCCTGGAGCAGGAGATCTCCCCAACTCTGATCAATAAGTGGCTAAACAACATGACCAACAG GACTCGTGAGGTGGTTTTCCCACGGTTTAAGCTGGAGCAGAACTACGACTTGATTGAGCACCTGAAGGAAATGGGCTTGACAAACCCGTTTACTGAAAAGGGTGACTTTTCCCCAATGACTTCCGAGAAGATCATCATCAACTGG TTTAAGCATCAGGGCACCATTACAGTGAATGAAGAAGGTACAGAAGCCGCAGCAATGACACACATCGGATTCATGCCTTTATCAACACAGACGCGTTTCATCGTGGACCGCcccttcctcttcctcatctaCGAGCATCGTACGGGCTGCATTGTGTTCATGGGACGTGTGGTAGACCCTTCACAGAGTTAA